From Vicia villosa cultivar HV-30 ecotype Madison, WI unplaced genomic scaffold, Vvil1.0 ctg.000444F_1_1, whole genome shotgun sequence, a single genomic window includes:
- the LOC131628335 gene encoding CASP-like protein 2B1, whose translation MSYLGVGISPGNVPVYHSTDMKVFDRKVRITELVLRGVILGLGLLAVVLIVTDSQVRVFFTLEKKAKFTDMKALVFLVVANGLAAGYSLIQGLRCGVSMIKGSVLFNKPLAWAIFSGDQVMAYITVSAVAAAAQSAVFAKMGQPELQWMKICNMYGKFCNQVGEGLASAFLASLSMVILSCISAFSLFRLYGGSKTKNAHW comes from the exons ATGAGTTATTTGGGTGTAGGTATTAGTCCTGGAAATGTTCCTGTGTATCACAGCACAGACATGAAAGTGTTTGATAGAAAGGTTAGGATCACTGAGTTGGTTTTGAGGGGTGTGATTCTTGGTTTAGGACTTCTTGCTGTTGTTCTTATTGTGACTGATTCACAAGTTAGAGTTTTCTTCACCCTTGAGAAGAAAGCCAAATTCACTGACATGAAGGCTTTAGT GTTTCTGGTTGTTGCAAATGGTTTAGCTGCTGGTTACTCCTTAATTCAAGGGCTAAGGTGTGGAGTGAGTATGATTAAAGGAAGTGTACTCTTCAACAAACCTTTAGCTTGGGCCATTTTTTCGGGTGATCAG GTAATGGCATATATAACGGTGTCTGCGGTAGCGGCGGCGGCACAATCTGCTGTATTTGCAAAGATGGGTCAACCAGAGTTACAGTGGATGAAGATATGCAACATGTATGGAAAATTCTGCAACCAAGTTGGAGAAGGGTTAGCCAGTGCTTTTTTGGCTAGCCTAAGTATGgttatactatcatgcatttcagcTTTCAGTCTGTTCCGTTTGTATGGTGGTAGCAAAACTAAAAATGCACATTGGTAA
- the LOC131628338 gene encoding uncharacterized protein LOC131628338, protein MAFSFSRKPSSRYSTYDSSRSSTSSHFSDPSSSYEFKSHSSSRAIVKAKPSQTTKVDPAVTTMVKKFMANKPKSVNPGSTKLFIPSDVIAKDLKKDAKKVTGFSALQKKLFGKSGSCEKKEKVKALTEVKGNTRTLAMVLRSERELLSINKEQEDEISKLKIMIENKNKEVEKLKDLCLNQREEIKSLKNSILFPEVMNSQLQELVEKQGSELKEAKQVIPSLQQQVSSLTGQLQSLAEDLAEVKADKYSAKTGFQGYGSSPRTPPPHGREDTSNSWDFSSEDMADDLLLKDLNPCLTPYKSNKSRSRESLQDDSLSEDDVKVYPELLDDFDSYDRKFSKSSDCYHHNTGKISNIGVTAKASRRSDDTKTAWR, encoded by the exons ATGGCGTTTTCTTTCTCTAGAAAACCCTCTTCAAGATACAGTACCTACGATTCATCACGTTCTTCAACTTCCTCTCACTTCTCAGACCCATCTTCATCCTATGAGTTCAAATCACACTCTTCATCTCGTGCCATAGTCAAAGCTAAACCCTCTCAAACCACAAAAGTGGATCCTGCAGTAACCACAATGGTTAAGAAATTCATGGCGAATAAGCCGAAATCAGTGAACCCTGGTTCCACCAAGTTGTTCATTCCTTCTGATGTTATTGCTAAGGATTTGAAGAAGGATGCTAAAAAGGTCACTGGCTTTTCTGCTTTGCAGAAGAAGTTGTTTGGGAAGAGTGGATCGTGTGAGAAGAAAGAGAAGGTGAAGGCTTTGACTGAAGTGAAGGGGAATACTAGGACACTTGCTATGGTTCTGAGGAGTGAGAGGGAGCTTCTGAGTATTAATAAGGAGCAAGAGGATGAGATTTCGAAGCTCAAGATCATGATTGAAAACAAGAATAAAGAG GTAGAGAAGTTGAAGGATTTGTGCTTGAACCAAAGAGAAGAAATCAAGTCATTGAAGAACAGTATTTTGTTCCCAGAGGTTATGAATTCTCAACTTCAGGAACTTGTAGAGAAACAAGGCTCAGAGCTGAAAGAAGCAAAACAGGTCATTCCATCTCTACAACAGCAGGTTTCTTCTCTCACTGGTCAGCTTCAAAGCCTCGCCGAGGATCTTGCTGAG GTTAAGGCTGATAAGTATTCGGCGAAAACAGGCTTCCAAGGTTATGGAAGCTCTCCGAGAACACCGCCACCACATGGCAGGGAAGATACCTCAAACTCTTGG GATTTTAGCTCCGAGGACATGGCGGATGATCTATTACTCAAAGATCTTAATCCATGTTTAACACCTTACAAATCCAACAAGTCAAGATCAAGG GAATCACTGCAGGATGATAGCTTATCTGAGGATGATGTCAAAGTATATCCTGAGTTACTGGATGATTTCGATTCTTATGATAGGAAATTTTCGAAAAGTTCCGACTGTTACCACCATAACACCGGGAAAATCAGCAACATAGGAGTCACAGCCAAAGCAAGTCGAAGATCTGACGACACCAAAACAGCATGGAGGTAG